One genomic window of Thioclava sp. GXIMD4216 includes the following:
- a CDS encoding 3-oxoacid CoA-transferase subunit A, with protein sequence MDKTVSSVAAAVADIPDGCVLMIGGFGGSGAPIELIHALIDRFRATGSPKNLTVVNNNAGNGSIGIAAMIKAGMVGKMICSFPRSSNAEAFNEKYLAGEIALELVPQGTLAERIRAAGAGIPAFYTPTSFGTELAEGKPVEEFEGKSYVQERWLKADFALIKGHIGDKMGNMTYRMAGRNFNPLMAMAANRTIAQVSSLIEPGGIDPQEVITPGIFVDALVEVKDPQQEEVLVRTGVVY encoded by the coding sequence ATGGACAAGACTGTTTCGTCTGTGGCCGCAGCCGTCGCGGATATTCCCGACGGTTGCGTGCTGATGATCGGGGGCTTTGGCGGGTCGGGCGCACCGATCGAGCTGATCCACGCATTGATCGACCGTTTCCGCGCGACCGGTAGCCCGAAAAACCTGACCGTGGTCAATAATAACGCCGGCAATGGGTCCATCGGGATCGCGGCGATGATCAAGGCGGGCATGGTGGGCAAGATGATCTGCTCTTTCCCGCGCTCGTCGAATGCCGAAGCCTTCAACGAGAAATATCTCGCGGGCGAGATCGCGCTGGAACTGGTGCCGCAGGGCACGCTGGCCGAGCGTATCCGTGCCGCAGGTGCGGGCATCCCCGCCTTCTACACGCCGACTTCTTTCGGGACCGAGCTGGCCGAAGGCAAGCCCGTCGAGGAATTCGAGGGTAAATCCTATGTGCAGGAACGCTGGCTGAAGGCCGATTTCGCGCTGATCAAGGGCCATATCGGCGATAAGATGGGCAATATGACCTATCGGATGGCGGGGCGGAACTTCAACCCACTGATGGCGATGGCCGCAAACCGCACCATCGCGCAGGTCTCGAGCCTGATCGAGCCGGGCGGGATCGACCCGCAGGAAGTCATCACCCCCGGCATTTTCGTCGATGCCTTGGTCGAGGTGAAAGACCCGCAACAGGAAGAAGTCCTTGTCCGGACGGGAGTGGTCTACTGA